Proteins from one Falco naumanni isolate bFalNau1 chromosome 2, bFalNau1.pat, whole genome shotgun sequence genomic window:
- the CCDC70 gene encoding LOW QUALITY PROTEIN: coiled-coil domain-containing protein 70 (The sequence of the model RefSeq protein was modified relative to this genomic sequence to represent the inferred CDS: deleted 1 base in 1 codon; substituted 5 bases at 5 genomic stop codons) yields MSSRPELPLPAMSCSPYHTSCLKKLIKKLRADRALQXEVQSFQEAVKSFXEKIKGFXEKNQGSQDGHPSLLEEGKPIWAEEGAFXQEEKVIQEEAQVFWRCIVTSKDYNAFXKKDKDFWKEDQLLWGKDRVLLNKDRVLWEEGEVLWANKTALLEKGRALWEDEALQEDEKNLKEYEMLIWKKAFGPEGEDTFRDATVHRGKA; encoded by the exons ATGAGCAGCAGACCCGAGCTGCCGTTGCCAGCTATGTCCTGCTCTCCCTACCACACCTCCTGCCTGAAGAAGCTCATCAAGAAGCTGCGGGCTGACAGAGCCCTTCAGTAGGAGGTTCAGAGTTTTCAGGAGGCAGTGAAGAGCTTTTAGGAGAAGATCAAGggcttttaggaaaaaaatcagggatCTCAAGATGGCCATCCAAGCCTTCTGGAAGAGGGAAAGCCCATCTGGGCGGAGGAAGGTGCCTTTtgacaggaagaaaaggttATTCAGGAGGAAGCCCAAGTCTTCTGGAGGTGTATCGTGACTTCT AAGGACTATAATGCTTTCTGAAAGAAGGATAAGGATTTCTGGAAAGAAGATCAGCTCCTCTGGGGCAAAGACAGGGTCCTTTTGAACAAGGACAGAGTCCTATGGGAAGAAGGAGAAGTTCTGTGGGCAAACAAAACAGCTCTCCTGGAAAAGGGGAGAGCTCTCTGGGAAGATGAGGCCCTccaggaagatgaaaaaaacctcaaggaGTATGAAATGTTGATTTGGAAGAAGGCCTTTGGTCCTGAGGGAGAGGATACCTTCAGAGATGCTACTGTCCACAGGGGAAAAGCATAA